A genome region from Sporosarcina sp. ANT_H38 includes the following:
- a CDS encoding group-specific protein yields MKYVYHMVPKTMAGNNLISLNNLRILNEELYKEYTKKYFNHPERPKLLERRIPKINCLWNDVIHFLPLHPHLVYSALQKLDINVNKDLTFYKIPSKSLINNKNAVYLYRKENYKGPAVEMNVEDIQIIDIEKFKELTKVPKDTVYYFEEEHKKGARFGLFAFIPHILSLGEVNISDAEIINWSDKFN; encoded by the coding sequence ATGAAATACGTATATCATATGGTACCTAAAACTATGGCGGGTAACAATCTTATTTCATTGAATAATTTAAGGATATTAAATGAAGAACTTTACAAAGAGTATACGAAAAAGTACTTTAATCATCCTGAAAGACCAAAGCTTTTAGAAAGAAGGATACCAAAAATTAACTGCTTGTGGAATGACGTAATTCATTTTTTACCACTTCACCCCCATCTTGTTTATAGTGCGTTACAAAAGTTGGATATTAATGTGAATAAGGATTTGACATTTTATAAGATACCCTCAAAAAGTTTAATAAATAATAAAAACGCGGTTTATTTATATCGTAAAGAAAATTACAAAGGTCCAGCAGTAGAGATGAATGTTGAAGATATTCAAATCATTGATATTGAAAAATTCAAGGAATTAACCAAAGTTCCCAAAGACACTGTATATTATTTCGAGGAAGAACATAAGAAGGGGGCTAGGTTTGGACTGTTTGCGTTTATCCCTCATATTTTAAGTTTGGGCGAGGTGAACATATCAGATGCAGAAATAATAAATTGGAGCGATAAATTCAACTGA
- a CDS encoding betaine/proline/choline family ABC transporter ATP-binding protein (Members of the family are the ATP-binding subunit of ABC transporters for substrates such as betaine, L-proline or other amino acids, choline, carnitine, etc. The substrate specificity is best determined from the substrate-binding subunit, rather than this subunit, as it interacts with the permease subunit and not with substrate directly.): MLKFENVSKVFDGGFQAVKSVSFDIPKGEFLVLIGPSGSGKSTTMKMINRMEPHTSGKITINGKDTNSYNASELRRNIGYVIQQIGLFPHYTIEKNIAIVPQLKGWNEKEIKARVNELLELVGLDPKTYATRYPKELSGGQQQRVGIARALAADPDVILMDEPFSALDPLTREQLQNELLSLHKKLKKTIVFVTHDMEEALKMGDRIAIMKDGKLLQLDTPEKLLHEPAHGFVEEFIGKHRIIQNPELMPVIDIMSESVITTTPQWSPEKALALIRQRKITNLIVVDDDKKLLGIVSAYDVIKRLDNIKTIEEIMMPREPFLYETATAKDAIILMDEAPYGIIPIIDKTQKLLGVVTRGSLLSAMSSQWTDTEEIQ, translated from the coding sequence ATGCTCAAATTTGAAAATGTAAGCAAAGTGTTCGATGGCGGATTCCAAGCAGTAAAATCTGTCAGTTTTGATATTCCAAAAGGTGAATTTCTTGTTCTCATCGGCCCCAGTGGTTCAGGTAAATCGACAACAATGAAAATGATTAACAGGATGGAGCCCCACACAAGCGGAAAAATCACGATCAACGGTAAGGATACTAACTCCTACAATGCCTCCGAACTACGTCGGAACATTGGGTATGTCATTCAGCAAATCGGACTTTTCCCCCACTACACAATTGAAAAAAACATCGCGATTGTACCTCAACTTAAAGGTTGGAATGAGAAAGAAATTAAGGCTCGAGTCAATGAACTTCTTGAATTAGTCGGTCTTGATCCTAAAACGTATGCAACTCGTTACCCAAAGGAACTTTCGGGCGGCCAGCAACAGCGTGTAGGTATCGCAAGAGCGCTCGCAGCAGATCCAGATGTAATTTTGATGGATGAACCTTTCAGCGCACTCGATCCACTTACAAGAGAACAGCTTCAAAACGAATTGCTTTCATTGCACAAAAAGTTAAAAAAGACGATTGTTTTCGTTACACACGATATGGAAGAAGCCCTAAAAATGGGCGATCGCATCGCTATTATGAAAGATGGAAAACTACTACAATTGGACACCCCAGAAAAATTACTTCATGAACCAGCCCACGGCTTTGTAGAAGAGTTCATAGGAAAACACCGAATCATTCAAAATCCTGAACTCATGCCTGTTATCGATATTATGTCGGAATCGGTTATCACTACTACTCCTCAATGGTCTCCGGAGAAAGCTCTAGCGCTTATCCGCCAACGAAAAATTACGAATCTTATTGTTGTCGACGATGACAAAAAGTTACTCGGTATCGTTTCCGCCTACGATGTGATCAAAAGATTAGACAACATTAAAACAATTGAAGAAATCATGATGCCCCGAGAGCCATTCCTATATGAAACCGCGACGGCTAAAGATGCAATTATCTTGATGGATGAAGCACCTTACGGCATTATCCCAATTATCGATAAAACCCAAAAATTATTAGGCGTTGTTACACGGGGATCACTGTTATCCGCCATGTCCAGCCAGTGGACAGATACGGAGGAGATCCAATGA
- a CDS encoding PepSY domain-containing protein, producing MKKWMMIPALAGVLVIGGVAIVGNAGQSLAATPKGLLTMEEAKAIAIKSVGGTVTEIELDREISGDIYEVEIKSDGFEYDLDIDAKTGEVLRTDKDRNDDDDDDDKVIVPDGKFITEKAAVKIAMKQAKGTVTEVKLDEDDGRVIYEIEIQDDKYDYDFDIDAISGEVLKFEKDRDDNDNDND from the coding sequence ATGAAGAAATGGATGATGATTCCAGCATTGGCTGGTGTGCTTGTAATAGGTGGAGTTGCAATTGTTGGGAATGCGGGTCAAAGTTTAGCGGCGACGCCGAAAGGTTTGTTGACGATGGAAGAAGCGAAAGCGATTGCTATAAAATCAGTCGGTGGAACAGTGACGGAAATTGAATTGGATCGTGAAATATCGGGCGACATCTATGAAGTTGAAATTAAATCGGATGGTTTTGAATACGATCTAGATATTGATGCAAAAACTGGGGAAGTATTACGAACAGATAAAGACCGTAATGATGATGACGATGACGACGATAAAGTGATCGTTCCTGATGGTAAATTCATAACAGAAAAAGCTGCTGTCAAAATTGCAATGAAACAAGCAAAAGGTACAGTGACAGAAGTTAAATTGGATGAAGATGATGGCCGTGTAATCTATGAAATCGAAATTCAAGATGACAAATATGACTACGACTTCGATATCGACGCAATTTCAGGTGAAGTACTGAAGTTTGAAAAAGACCGTGATGATAACGATAACGATAACGATTAA
- a CDS encoding NUDIX hydrolase → MRKGIIRPLVICLFRSGNSILVFEGYDPLKGDHYYRPIGGGIEFGETSIVALKREVKEEIGAEITKPKYLGTIENIFTFNGDIGHEIVMVYDAAFVDTSFYSKASFEGQEDDGTIFKLLWIPLKEFQNGNLRLVPETLLELIQKNI, encoded by the coding sequence ATGAGAAAAGGAATAATAAGACCACTGGTTATCTGTTTGTTTAGAAGTGGTAATTCCATTCTTGTATTTGAAGGTTATGATCCATTAAAGGGGGATCACTACTATCGCCCAATTGGTGGGGGAATCGAATTCGGAGAAACGAGCATAGTCGCATTAAAAAGAGAAGTAAAAGAAGAAATTGGAGCCGAAATCACAAAGCCAAAATATCTTGGAACGATTGAAAACATTTTCACTTTTAATGGTGATATTGGTCATGAAATCGTAATGGTATATGATGCTGCATTTGTTGACACGTCATTTTACAGCAAGGCATCTTTTGAGGGACAAGAAGATGATGGAACAATTTTTAAACTACTTTGGATTCCTTTAAAAGAATTTCAAAATGGAAATTTAAGACTTGTCCCTGAAACATTATTAGAGCTAATTCAAAAGAATATTTGA
- a CDS encoding PepSY domain-containing protein codes for MHFFKKSWIFPSLFTLVILTVGGFYIGSLINKQEPIAAEAIRTQLESMYGGTVDQISITNGVYQAEMTRGEAVYSAEVDAVTGSVLSLSKTGEIKEEIPDVLSESKVKGIIEGKYSGETDRISLNTGGESPIYEVELSKDPKFTKVTVDAVTGEIISETKKETTGESVLISMEDAITIAEAQLIGEVDDVSYERTTDGGYYLIQIDSDDDGEGTFQIHAISGEIMSITWED; via the coding sequence ATGCATTTTTTTAAAAAGTCATGGATTTTTCCGTCCCTGTTTACTTTAGTTATTCTAACGGTGGGCGGATTTTATATAGGAAGTTTGATCAACAAGCAGGAACCGATTGCAGCCGAGGCTATCCGAACTCAGTTGGAGAGCATGTACGGTGGAACTGTTGACCAAATCTCAATAACGAACGGCGTCTATCAAGCAGAAATGACGCGAGGTGAAGCGGTTTATTCGGCTGAAGTCGACGCAGTGACGGGGAGTGTTTTGTCGCTTTCTAAGACAGGTGAAATAAAGGAAGAGATTCCGGATGTACTTTCAGAGTCTAAGGTGAAGGGAATTATAGAGGGGAAATATAGCGGTGAAACAGACCGGATTTCATTGAACACAGGCGGCGAATCCCCGATTTACGAGGTGGAGCTGTCGAAAGATCCGAAGTTTACAAAAGTGACGGTCGACGCAGTAACTGGGGAAATAATCTCCGAAACTAAAAAGGAAACAACAGGAGAAAGTGTGCTTATTTCTATGGAAGATGCGATTACAATTGCGGAAGCTCAACTTATAGGTGAAGTGGATGATGTATCGTATGAAAGAACGACCGATGGAGGCTACTACCTAATCCAAATCGACTCAGATGACGATGGAGAGGGCACCTTTCAAATTCATGCGATTTCAGGAGAAATAATGTCTATCACATGGGAGGATTGA
- a CDS encoding ABC transporter ATP-binding protein has product MGKHQTVLHAKNVRKSFGTRGNVQEVLKGIELRVAEGEFVGIMGPSGAGKTTLLNVLATIDRATDGAILIDGADISKMKDAGLSAFRRDKLGFIFQDYNLLDTLTAKENILLPISLGKIKKKDAEARFSEIAAILGITDIAHKYPHELSGGQKQRTSAARALINEPSMVFADEPTGALDSKSASSLLGTMEAINKERNVTIMMVTHDPVASSYCSRVVFLKDGNIYSELYRGDKTRQAFFQDILNVQGVLGGDSVDSI; this is encoded by the coding sequence ATGGGAAAACATCAAACCGTTTTACATGCGAAAAATGTTCGAAAGTCATTTGGAACACGGGGCAATGTGCAGGAAGTATTGAAAGGAATTGAACTTCGAGTAGCAGAAGGCGAATTTGTTGGGATCATGGGACCTTCAGGAGCGGGGAAAACAACGCTACTCAACGTTCTTGCAACAATTGACCGTGCTACTGATGGTGCAATTTTAATAGATGGAGCCGATATATCTAAAATGAAAGATGCAGGGTTGTCTGCATTCCGCCGTGATAAACTCGGATTTATATTCCAAGATTATAATTTGCTTGATACACTGACTGCCAAAGAAAATATTCTGCTTCCGATTTCACTCGGTAAAATAAAAAAGAAGGACGCTGAAGCTCGTTTCAGTGAAATTGCAGCGATTCTCGGGATCACGGATATTGCACATAAGTACCCGCACGAACTTTCAGGTGGCCAGAAGCAACGTACATCGGCAGCGCGCGCACTTATAAACGAACCTTCCATGGTATTTGCGGACGAACCGACAGGGGCACTTGATTCGAAATCGGCTTCATCCTTGCTCGGTACGATGGAAGCTATCAATAAAGAGCGTAATGTCACAATCATGATGGTAACGCATGATCCAGTCGCATCTAGCTATTGTAGCCGTGTCGTTTTCCTGAAAGATGGTAATATCTATTCGGAATTGTACCGTGGCGATAAAACGAGACAGGCCTTTTTCCAGGACATCTTAAACGTCCAAGGTGTGCTCGGGGGTGACAGCGTTGACTCTATTTGA
- a CDS encoding sensor histidine kinase, with the protein MLLRYLGDMKSWILFFLLALGFVDTLIWLDAGIDTELSSVLYVNVLLLIAFTTFVIWRYRKEMRFSKELSNLAGEPSLDWQEAFPEPIFSRDKVAMEAMRLVAVSSLKEISELRYANLIESDYTAAWVHEVKAPLTAMKLTMDGHLHEPVIRKIQAEWLRVHLLIDQQLYISRMSTLEADYVLEKTDVHGMVTAEVRELASWCIEKNVAVEFEGESEEVITDVKWCRFIIRQIVTNAVKYSPIGGTIIISMSVNPTGNGILYIKDEGHGIEAHDLPRVFDKGFTGGAGRLYNAATGLGLYLAQTVADKIGITLHVQSEIGQGTTVQMTFSIENDFDKVLK; encoded by the coding sequence ATGTTGTTAAGGTATTTGGGGGATATGAAAAGCTGGATTCTCTTTTTTTTACTGGCACTTGGATTCGTAGATACACTAATTTGGCTAGATGCCGGAATCGATACAGAACTCTCATCTGTTTTATATGTTAATGTTTTGCTTCTTATTGCGTTTACTACATTTGTGATTTGGCGGTACCGGAAGGAAATGAGATTTTCAAAGGAACTCTCGAATCTTGCAGGTGAGCCTTCGCTTGATTGGCAGGAAGCATTTCCTGAACCGATCTTTAGCCGTGATAAAGTTGCTATGGAAGCTATGCGTTTGGTGGCTGTTTCTTCATTAAAAGAGATCTCTGAATTAAGGTATGCGAACTTAATCGAAAGTGACTACACAGCCGCTTGGGTGCACGAAGTAAAAGCACCGCTAACTGCGATGAAACTGACGATGGATGGCCATCTCCACGAACCGGTGATTCGGAAAATACAGGCGGAATGGCTTCGTGTTCACCTACTTATCGACCAGCAGTTATACATATCCCGAATGTCGACACTTGAAGCAGATTATGTTTTGGAGAAAACAGATGTTCACGGTATGGTTACCGCAGAAGTTCGCGAACTTGCCTCGTGGTGTATAGAAAAGAATGTCGCGGTGGAATTTGAAGGAGAAAGTGAAGAAGTCATCACAGACGTAAAGTGGTGTCGATTCATTATTCGTCAAATTGTAACAAATGCGGTGAAATATAGCCCGATTGGTGGAACGATTATCATCTCGATGAGTGTCAATCCAACCGGTAACGGCATTCTCTACATAAAAGATGAAGGCCATGGCATTGAAGCGCATGATCTTCCCCGTGTTTTTGATAAAGGGTTTACGGGCGGCGCGGGCAGACTTTATAATGCAGCGACTGGACTGGGGCTTTATCTTGCACAAACTGTTGCGGATAAGATTGGTATCACGCTTCATGTGCAATCAGAAATAGGTCAAGGAACCACTGTGCAGATGACTTTTTCAATTGAAAACGACTTTGATAAGGTGCTCAAGTGA
- a CDS encoding response regulator transcription factor has product MTIFVVEDDKAIFNSLKEQLGQWSFTVKGPEDFHDVMVDFIDEKPHLVIMDIQLPAYDGFHWCREIRAVSKVPIIFLSSRDHPMDMVMAMNMGADDYVQKPFHSDVLLAKIQALLRRTYAYGEEAPDVLEWNGAMIDMKRSVIRKAGNEVELTKNEFFILAVLVQSNDEIVSRDDLIRKLWDDERFVNDNTLTVNVTRLRQKLTELGLGEAIVTKKGLGYMATTL; this is encoded by the coding sequence ATGACAATTTTCGTCGTTGAGGACGATAAAGCAATTTTTAATTCGTTAAAAGAGCAACTGGGGCAATGGTCTTTCACTGTAAAGGGACCTGAAGATTTTCATGATGTTATGGTTGATTTTATTGATGAAAAACCGCATCTTGTTATTATGGATATTCAGTTGCCCGCTTATGACGGGTTTCATTGGTGCCGAGAAATACGTGCAGTTTCGAAGGTACCCATTATTTTTCTATCGTCACGTGATCACCCGATGGACATGGTTATGGCGATGAATATGGGAGCGGATGATTATGTTCAGAAACCGTTCCATTCAGATGTACTGCTTGCTAAAATCCAGGCACTCCTCAGGCGGACATATGCGTATGGAGAAGAGGCTCCAGATGTACTTGAATGGAATGGAGCGATGATTGACATGAAGCGTAGCGTCATTCGAAAGGCTGGCAATGAAGTCGAATTGACGAAAAATGAGTTTTTCATATTGGCGGTACTTGTTCAATCAAATGATGAGATTGTCTCGCGTGATGATTTGATCCGAAAACTTTGGGATGACGAACGCTTTGTTAATGACAATACGTTGACTGTTAATGTCACGCGTCTTCGACAAAAGCTCACGGAATTAGGGCTTGGCGAAGCGATTGTCACGAAAAAAGGACTAGGTTATATGGCGACTACGCTGTAG
- a CDS encoding ABC transporter permease, with product MNNLTIWQQLTQQTQMRWKEVLEATSVHIQLVFFSMIIAIILGITLGILITRVPQLTTIVLGGAGVMQTIPSLALLGFMIPIFGIGVKTAIAALFLYSLLPIIRNTYTGIKDVDKATTEAAKGMGMTSMQILFKVELPLAIPVIMAGIRTAAVINVGTATLAAFIGAGGLGDFIFLGITRGIDGLILLGAIPAAILAIILEMLFSGVERWTTPKGLK from the coding sequence ATGAATAACTTAACTATTTGGCAACAGCTCACCCAACAAACACAAATGCGTTGGAAAGAGGTACTAGAAGCAACATCTGTCCATATTCAACTTGTATTCTTCTCTATGATTATCGCCATAATACTTGGTATTACGCTCGGCATCTTGATTACTCGCGTTCCTCAGCTCACGACAATCGTACTTGGTGGCGCGGGTGTCATGCAGACAATTCCAAGTCTTGCATTGCTCGGTTTCATGATCCCTATCTTTGGAATTGGTGTAAAAACAGCAATTGCTGCCCTATTCCTCTACTCATTACTACCAATTATTCGCAACACCTACACAGGTATTAAAGATGTCGACAAAGCGACGACAGAAGCAGCAAAAGGGATGGGCATGACGAGCATGCAGATCCTGTTCAAAGTAGAATTACCACTTGCGATTCCCGTCATCATGGCCGGAATACGTACAGCGGCAGTTATTAACGTCGGGACAGCAACACTCGCAGCTTTCATTGGAGCTGGTGGACTCGGTGATTTCATCTTCCTTGGTATTACTCGTGGAATTGATGGCTTGATTTTACTTGGGGCAATCCCGGCAGCAATCCTTGCGATCATCCTTGAAATGCTCTTTAGTGGGGTTGAACGCTGGACAACGCCGAAAGGATTGAAGTAA
- a CDS encoding glycine betaine ABC transporter substrate-binding protein, translating into MKKKLQVLFSTVLVASMLSGCIFIEKDSLTLGSRNNTESIILSHIMGQLIEDKTDIEVIYKENLGGSNVVWNAMLNGLIDVIPDYTGTIVVNYYHEDPGTAEETLEATKRLVDGDGMIAFNTFGFNNTYTLALDESRAEELGVVTFSDFAKVSEDFILGAVFEFIDRPDGLPGFQEEYGMKFKDVKGMDHGIMYRSIGAKEVDVINSYTTDGQLQDFDLRVLEDDKSYFPPYHALPLVRKEALKEYPEIEEVLASLEGMIDEEVMQKMNAKVDNEGMMVEQVAEEFLIEAGFIEN; encoded by the coding sequence ATGAAAAAAAAGTTACAAGTTCTGTTCTCGACAGTACTCGTCGCAAGTATGTTGTCAGGATGTATTTTCATCGAAAAAGATTCACTGACACTTGGCTCACGAAACAATACCGAAAGTATAATATTGTCACACATCATGGGGCAATTGATTGAAGATAAAACAGATATTGAAGTCATTTACAAAGAAAATCTTGGTGGTTCGAACGTCGTTTGGAACGCAATGTTAAACGGTCTGATCGACGTTATACCCGACTATACAGGGACAATCGTCGTCAACTATTATCACGAAGATCCCGGTACAGCTGAAGAGACCTTGGAAGCAACGAAACGACTCGTCGATGGCGACGGCATGATTGCATTCAATACGTTTGGCTTCAATAATACGTATACGCTCGCTTTAGACGAATCCAGAGCCGAAGAACTCGGAGTCGTGACATTCAGTGACTTTGCTAAAGTATCTGAGGACTTTATATTAGGCGCAGTATTCGAATTTATCGACCGTCCAGATGGTTTACCAGGCTTTCAAGAAGAATACGGAATGAAATTCAAAGACGTCAAAGGAATGGACCACGGCATTATGTACCGTTCCATCGGCGCCAAAGAAGTGGATGTTATCAACTCATACACGACTGACGGCCAGTTGCAAGATTTCGATTTACGTGTGTTAGAAGACGATAAGTCCTATTTCCCTCCGTACCATGCACTTCCGCTTGTACGAAAAGAAGCGCTCAAAGAGTATCCTGAAATCGAAGAAGTACTCGCTTCTCTTGAAGGTATGATTGATGAAGAAGTGATGCAGAAGATGAACGCGAAAGTCGACAATGAAGGTATGATGGTTGAACAAGTTGCAGAAGAGTTCCTTATCGAAGCAGGTTTTATTGAAAATTAA
- a CDS encoding zinc dependent phospholipase C family protein: MGSRLMHLVIANRIAECLSIEDRTRFLLGGIAPDAVSPKDLSHFYTGEVQDYSRSIDYKGFLQKYSSQAESHYILGYFTHLIADDIWLKGFYLPWLKNRMEVDKEVSNVYHNDFRLLNGKLVEYYGFADELRKMLSYRPAIIDLQEVKSKDVEEFMPYVLGDMEYDKAVINEKLNVFTFNQIVGYIETSVDIGVLNIKSILT; this comes from the coding sequence ATGGGTTCAAGGCTAATGCACTTGGTCATTGCTAATAGAATTGCAGAGTGTCTATCAATAGAAGATCGAACTCGATTTTTACTTGGTGGTATTGCTCCAGATGCAGTTTCACCTAAAGACTTATCACATTTCTATACAGGTGAAGTACAAGATTATTCAAGAAGCATTGATTATAAAGGATTTTTACAAAAATATAGTTCGCAAGCAGAAAGTCATTATATATTGGGGTATTTTACACATTTAATTGCTGATGATATATGGCTAAAAGGTTTTTATTTACCTTGGTTGAAAAACAGAATGGAGGTTGATAAAGAAGTATCTAATGTGTACCATAATGATTTTCGCTTACTAAATGGAAAATTAGTAGAATACTATGGTTTTGCGGACGAATTGAGAAAAATGCTCAGTTATCGTCCTGCAATCATTGATTTGCAAGAGGTTAAGTCCAAAGATGTTGAAGAATTCATGCCTTATGTATTAGGCGATATGGAGTACGATAAGGCAGTTATTAATGAAAAGCTTAATGTATTTACGTTTAATCAGATAGTTGGTTATATAGAGACATCAGTTGATATAGGGGTATTGAATATAAAATCTATACTTACTTAG
- a CDS encoding FtsX-like permease family protein translates to MTLFDLVIRSMRKNIKHYYLYFFALILSVVLYFVFATLQYDTAVIGKTEESMNMDSAFKAAGILLIFIAGIFVVYANAIFLKRRSREIGLYQLIGLTKGAVARLLIIENALLGIGALVIGIGTGLLVSRVFLLLLMKLVGYEGFIELSFSMAAIIQTAFVFVAIIALTSAQMLYAVYRSTLLGLFNADKKGEHPKKPRTFVSAVLALLGIGLVVFGYWLSGNMMNALVFFNMLAVLASTILGTYLIFRVTISWLFYQIRMRKKGHLGLNNSLSLAPLMHRMKGNANSLTIITVLSAMTLAMLAGAYSLYYSTEKETRFAMPFDFMFETGEDEAKQFTQKLAEQDITFTESGVETLWTDGIIDTDAAPEWLETMMRVRVISAGQLQDAGLAIETPTTKTASFHDSSLVWLLKTMKMPFDIVLSSGENEVRMQVSEVGQGNVVNFPFSGSQLVVEDAVYQQLKNTLPAVGVIGHEKHLETMYVVNVEDDENLAAASEIFQHLKDDNHSFDFYSMYTRSMQSNGLLIFIAGFLGLVFLISTGSILYFKQMTEAEQEKQSYATLRQLGFTVQEIMRGVIRKQVFVFGMPLLIGLFHSVFAIKAASFMFMSDITVPTSIAMGIYAMIYLMFAFLTVGYYRKTVKTAF, encoded by the coding sequence TTGACTCTATTTGACCTTGTTATTCGCAGTATGCGAAAGAATATTAAGCACTATTACTTGTACTTTTTTGCGCTTATTTTAAGCGTCGTGCTGTACTTTGTTTTTGCGACATTACAATATGATACGGCGGTTATCGGGAAGACAGAAGAATCGATGAATATGGATTCCGCATTTAAAGCAGCCGGTATTTTACTAATATTTATAGCCGGAATATTCGTCGTCTATGCGAATGCTATTTTCTTGAAAAGAAGAAGTCGGGAAATTGGTTTATATCAATTAATCGGGTTGACGAAAGGGGCAGTCGCGCGTCTTCTCATTATTGAAAATGCCCTTCTTGGGATAGGTGCACTTGTCATTGGGATTGGTACAGGGTTGCTTGTATCCCGTGTGTTTTTGTTACTACTGATGAAACTTGTAGGTTACGAGGGGTTCATCGAGTTGTCTTTTTCGATGGCGGCCATTATCCAAACCGCCTTTGTGTTTGTTGCTATCATTGCATTGACGTCTGCTCAAATGTTGTATGCCGTTTATCGTAGTACGTTACTGGGACTCTTCAATGCTGATAAAAAAGGGGAGCATCCGAAAAAGCCTAGAACATTCGTATCGGCTGTTTTGGCGCTTCTTGGAATCGGGCTCGTTGTTTTCGGCTATTGGTTGTCAGGGAATATGATGAACGCGTTGGTGTTCTTCAATATGTTGGCGGTGCTAGCGTCAACGATTTTGGGGACGTATCTCATATTCCGTGTCACAATTAGCTGGCTATTTTATCAAATTCGAATGCGGAAAAAAGGGCATCTAGGTTTGAATAATAGTTTGTCGCTTGCCCCTCTTATGCACCGAATGAAGGGGAATGCTAACTCGCTGACAATCATTACGGTATTATCCGCGATGACGCTTGCCATGTTGGCAGGGGCGTACTCACTTTATTATTCGACAGAAAAAGAGACACGTTTCGCGATGCCGTTTGATTTTATGTTTGAAACAGGCGAAGACGAGGCGAAGCAGTTCACGCAGAAACTTGCTGAACAAGACATCACCTTTACGGAATCAGGAGTTGAGACACTTTGGACAGACGGAATAATTGATACCGATGCAGCACCAGAATGGTTGGAAACAATGATGAGAGTGAGAGTGATTAGTGCGGGGCAGTTGCAAGATGCTGGACTTGCTATCGAAACGCCGACTACAAAGACAGCCTCTTTTCATGACTCCTCGCTTGTATGGCTGTTGAAAACGATGAAAATGCCGTTTGATATTGTTTTGTCGAGCGGAGAAAATGAAGTGCGAATGCAAGTTAGTGAAGTTGGGCAAGGAAATGTCGTGAACTTTCCTTTTAGCGGTTCGCAACTTGTTGTAGAAGATGCTGTTTATCAACAACTGAAAAATACCTTACCAGCTGTGGGAGTCATAGGGCATGAAAAGCATCTTGAAACAATGTATGTGGTAAATGTGGAGGATGATGAGAATTTAGCAGCAGCATCTGAAATTTTTCAGCATCTGAAGGATGATAATCATAGTTTTGACTTTTACTCAATGTATACGAGGTCGATGCAGAGCAATGGCCTGCTCATTTTCATCGCGGGCTTTCTTGGACTTGTATTCCTCATCTCGACAGGTAGCATCTTATACTTCAAGCAAATGACAGAAGCGGAGCAGGAGAAGCAAAGCTATGCGACACTACGTCAGTTAGGCTTTACCGTTCAGGAAATCATGCGCGGCGTTATCCGTAAACAGGTATTCGTCTTTGGAATGCCGTTATTGATCGGCTTATTTCACTCCGTGTTTGCCATCAAGGCAGCATCATTCATGTTTATGTCTGATATAACAGTGCCAACTTCGATAGCGATGGGCATTTATGCAATGATTTACCTTATGTTCGCTTTCTTGACGGTCGGTTATTATCGGAAGACTGTAAAAACAGCGTTTTAA